In a single window of the Flavivirga spongiicola genome:
- a CDS encoding cytochrome-c peroxidase, whose protein sequence is MNQEAQSLRDILMPYFVPVERDNQRLIDNKKKIDLGRHLYYDQRLSSNGTISCNSCHDLKKQGTNGAFYLESKNKGATFRDVPTIYNVATLSMYNADGGITNFKQKLKHAFTNPYEMNVTDESLIVQRLGKIASYKTLFKSAFPNSSEAVSMDHIMDALQAFIEGLSTPAPIDSFIQGNDKALSKEEIEGGHIFNSKSCYSCHTGSNFGGQMIQKLGIAEAWPNKKDLGYYHLKKVSAYKMFFRVASLRNVEKTGPYFHDASSSKLWRAIKLMGRHERGLNISEEEALKIEIFLKSLSGEIPIDYIKKPKYLLN, encoded by the coding sequence ATGAATCAAGAGGCACAAAGTTTAAGAGACATATTAATGCCATATTTTGTTCCAGTTGAAAGAGACAATCAACGTTTAATTGATAATAAAAAAAAGATTGATTTGGGACGTCATTTATATTATGATCAAAGACTTTCTTCAAACGGAACCATCTCATGTAATAGTTGTCACGATTTAAAAAAGCAGGGAACGAATGGGGCTTTCTATTTAGAATCGAAAAATAAAGGAGCGACGTTTAGAGACGTCCCCACCATATATAACGTAGCAACGCTTTCTATGTATAATGCAGATGGAGGTATTACTAATTTTAAACAGAAGCTAAAACATGCATTCACAAACCCCTACGAAATGAATGTGACAGACGAAAGTTTAATTGTGCAACGACTTGGGAAAATAGCAAGTTATAAGACGCTGTTTAAATCTGCCTTTCCAAATAGCAGTGAAGCAGTTTCAATGGATCATATCATGGATGCTTTACAGGCTTTCATCGAAGGATTGTCTACACCAGCTCCTATTGACTCATTTATTCAGGGCAATGATAAAGCATTGTCTAAGGAGGAAATTGAAGGCGGCCATATTTTTAATTCTAAAAGCTGTTATTCTTGTCATACAGGTTCAAATTTTGGAGGGCAAATGATTCAAAAATTAGGAATAGCCGAAGCATGGCCAAATAAAAAAGATTTGGGTTATTATCATTTGAAAAAAGTATCCGCCTATAAAATGTTTTTTAGAGTGGCATCCTTGAGAAATGTTGAAAAAACGGGACCGTATTTTCATGATGCTTCCTCTAGTAAATTATGGAGAGCCATAAAGCTTATGGGGAGACATGAAAGAGGTTTGAATATTAGTGAAGAAGAGGCCTTGAAAATTGAAATATTCTTAAAGTCACTCTCAGGTGAAATTCCTATAGATTATATAAAAAAGCCAAAATACCTATTAAACTAA
- a CDS encoding outer membrane protein assembly factor BamB family protein, with amino-acid sequence MKLPFRLLFCYLLISLVLISCSSTKKNVVTVTGSENQWPMSGGPDGSWKIETSLKVPTKWSVRTGENIKWKKTLPEGGQSGIAVWGDKIFLTINPPNDDPTYSEASDVKGGATNKDIVLFCLNSNNGDIVWNKTIKGTIESEYNYGFSDATTPTPMTDGKHVWAINASGGMACFSMEGHLVWERTWQPIPVTPNRPFNKQFDSIIFEDFILNVEPAVENDSIRTTAWNYLHAFDKNTGNRLWVTKAAVTNYNTPVLGETKDGKPAILMGRGGPHSVPERPVGLSLISLHDKTQGEALWHWEPKEKNNVSGWGALSTQHWNGEKASWFYEGKSHLTIDTKTGKLVSQKDMRIVDLNKYDTISKKYNLQKDVEIKDFGGAYHYHYHCNIPVGEYVYFMGLYKPFIKRHHTTTGKTEYLEVPEEMSEDGGYIWKKQSNDGLNSQGQLHSSDNRTRGGGFQKCFLGSPTVINDYIYFTSAIGIVYVIDANAEKLDESAIIAINDLGERGKTWTVNSLSFASGNIYHRTMKEIVCIGK; translated from the coding sequence ATGAAGTTACCTTTTAGATTATTGTTTTGTTATTTGTTAATCAGCCTGGTCTTAATATCCTGTAGCAGTACAAAAAAGAATGTTGTTACTGTAACGGGTAGTGAAAACCAATGGCCAATGTCTGGTGGTCCGGACGGTAGCTGGAAAATCGAAACATCTTTAAAAGTTCCAACGAAATGGTCTGTTAGAACAGGAGAAAATATAAAATGGAAGAAAACTCTACCTGAAGGTGGTCAAAGTGGTATTGCGGTTTGGGGAGATAAAATATTTCTTACTATCAATCCGCCAAATGATGATCCCACATATTCTGAAGCTTCAGATGTTAAGGGAGGAGCCACTAACAAAGACATCGTTTTATTTTGTCTAAATTCAAATAATGGAGACATCGTATGGAATAAAACTATAAAAGGAACCATTGAAAGTGAGTACAATTATGGTTTTAGCGACGCCACTACCCCTACTCCTATGACTGATGGAAAACACGTATGGGCTATTAATGCCAGTGGTGGTATGGCTTGTTTTTCTATGGAAGGTCATCTTGTATGGGAACGTACATGGCAACCAATTCCAGTTACACCAAATCGTCCGTTTAACAAACAGTTTGATTCTATTATTTTTGAAGACTTCATTTTAAATGTAGAACCTGCTGTGGAAAATGATTCTATTAGAACAACTGCCTGGAATTATTTACATGCCTTTGATAAAAATACAGGAAACCGATTGTGGGTAACTAAAGCGGCGGTGACTAATTATAATACACCCGTTTTAGGTGAAACCAAAGACGGCAAACCTGCCATATTAATGGGAAGAGGTGGACCTCATAGCGTGCCTGAACGACCTGTCGGATTAAGTCTGATTAGTTTGCATGATAAAACTCAGGGAGAGGCCTTATGGCATTGGGAACCAAAAGAAAAAAATAATGTTTCTGGCTGGGGAGCATTAAGTACACAACATTGGAATGGCGAAAAAGCATCATGGTTTTATGAGGGTAAATCGCATTTAACAATAGATACTAAAACAGGAAAATTAGTAAGTCAAAAAGACATGCGTATCGTTGATCTAAATAAATATGATACCATATCAAAAAAATACAATCTTCAAAAAGATGTAGAGATTAAAGATTTTGGTGGTGCATACCACTACCATTACCATTGTAATATCCCTGTTGGTGAATATGTTTATTTTATGGGGCTTTACAAACCATTTATTAAAAGGCATCATACCACTACCGGAAAGACAGAATATCTTGAAGTTCCAGAAGAAATGAGTGAAGATGGAGGCTACATATGGAAAAAGCAATCAAATGATGGATTGAATTCTCAGGGTCAACTACATTCTTCAGATAATAGAACCAGAGGGGGTGGCTTTCAAAAGTGCTTTTTAGGATCTCCAACCGTAATTAATGATTATATCTATTTTACAAGTGCTATAGGTATTGTTTATGTTATTGATGCTAATGCGGAAAAACTTGATGAATCAGCCATTATTGCTATAAATGATTTAGGTGAAAGAGGAAAAACATGGACTGTAAATTCACTAAGTTTTGCTAGCGGCAATATTTACCATAGAACTATGAAAGAAATTGTTTGTATTGGGAAATAA